From the Limosilactobacillus panis genome, one window contains:
- the infB gene encoding translation initiation factor IF-2 produces MAKKRIYELAKELKMPSKNLVKVANQQGMEIKSHMSSVTPAQAAKLREVVKNENGGQKKTNTKPANRHKNHQAKDDHKKAPSNKHQNKRDHESHPKKANKPARHENERPREEHQNRHNEKRHNESRRNQNNGGRFGGSLKNNERHGKRFNKKNKKRNRRNKGNNRLREVNHKQPTQRKDKPLPEVLEYTEGMNAQDLGKILHRSPAEIIKKLFMLGVMINQNQSLDKNTIELLATDYGIDAKEKVEVDVSDIDKMFEDEQNNTKHLVKRPPVVTVMGHVDHGKTTLLDKLRHSHVTEHEAGGITQEIGAYQVHYNDNLITFLDTPGHAAFTEMRARGANITDITVLVVAADDGVMPQTVEAIHHAQAAKTPIIVAVNKIDKPGANPDKVTEELAKYNLIPEDWGGDTIFVKISAKFGKNLDELLDMILLQAEMMELKANPDQNAAGSVVEARLDQGKGPVATVLVQQGTLHVGDPIVVGNTFGRVRTMTNENGRRIKTATPSTPVEITGLNEVPEAGDRFVVFDDEKTARAAGEARAKRAQDKERQKTSHVTLDNLFATMKKGKMKTLPLIIKADVQGSVEALSQSLQKIKVDGVRVDIIHQAVGAISQSDVTLAEASNAVIIGFNVRPTPVAKSLADSSNIDIRLQRVIYNAIEEVEDAMKGMLEPVYKEETIGEVEVRQIYKASKVGTIAGGMVTSGKITRDSKVRLVRDGVVVYEGELGSLKRFKDDVKEVKAGFECGLTIANYNDIKEKDVIEAYQMKEVPVK; encoded by the coding sequence GTCTTCCGTAACCCCCGCTCAAGCGGCCAAATTACGGGAAGTTGTTAAAAATGAGAATGGTGGTCAAAAAAAGACCAATACCAAACCGGCCAACCGCCATAAGAACCACCAGGCAAAGGATGACCACAAAAAAGCGCCGTCCAATAAGCACCAAAATAAGCGGGACCATGAAAGCCATCCAAAGAAGGCCAACAAGCCTGCCCGGCATGAGAATGAACGGCCTCGTGAAGAACACCAAAACCGGCACAATGAAAAGCGGCATAACGAAAGCCGCCGTAACCAAAACAACGGCGGTCGTTTTGGCGGTAGCTTGAAAAATAATGAACGACATGGTAAGCGCTTCAACAAAAAAAACAAGAAGCGCAATAGGCGTAACAAGGGGAATAACCGTCTCCGTGAAGTGAACCACAAGCAACCAACTCAGCGGAAGGATAAGCCATTACCAGAAGTGCTGGAGTACACTGAGGGGATGAATGCCCAGGACCTGGGTAAGATCTTACACCGTTCTCCAGCGGAAATTATTAAGAAGCTCTTTATGCTCGGCGTAATGATCAACCAAAACCAGTCCCTTGACAAGAACACTATCGAGCTCTTGGCAACTGACTACGGGATTGACGCCAAAGAAAAGGTTGAGGTTGACGTTTCTGACATTGATAAGATGTTTGAAGACGAACAGAACAATACCAAGCACCTTGTTAAGCGGCCACCAGTAGTTACTGTCATGGGGCACGTTGACCATGGTAAGACTACCCTGCTGGATAAGTTGCGGCACTCACACGTCACTGAACATGAAGCCGGTGGGATTACCCAGGAAATTGGTGCCTACCAAGTTCACTACAACGATAACCTGATTACCTTCTTGGATACTCCAGGGCACGCTGCATTTACCGAAATGCGGGCCCGTGGTGCTAACATTACCGATATTACCGTTCTGGTGGTTGCTGCTGATGATGGGGTAATGCCGCAGACAGTGGAAGCCATTCACCACGCCCAGGCTGCCAAGACGCCAATCATTGTTGCCGTCAACAAGATTGATAAGCCGGGTGCAAACCCTGATAAGGTTACTGAAGAGCTGGCTAAATACAACCTGATTCCAGAAGACTGGGGCGGTGACACCATCTTCGTCAAGATTTCCGCTAAGTTTGGCAAGAACCTCGACGAGTTGTTGGACATGATCCTGCTCCAAGCTGAAATGATGGAATTAAAGGCTAACCCTGACCAAAACGCGGCGGGATCCGTTGTTGAAGCACGACTGGATCAAGGTAAGGGACCTGTGGCAACCGTGTTGGTTCAACAAGGGACCTTGCATGTTGGGGACCCAATCGTTGTCGGTAACACCTTCGGCCGTGTTCGGACGATGACCAACGAAAATGGTCGGCGGATTAAGACAGCTACCCCATCGACCCCTGTTGAAATTACGGGGCTTAACGAAGTCCCGGAAGCCGGGGACCGGTTCGTTGTCTTTGACGATGAAAAGACCGCTCGTGCAGCTGGTGAAGCACGGGCAAAGCGGGCTCAAGACAAGGAACGGCAAAAGACTTCGCACGTTACCCTGGACAACCTCTTTGCCACTATGAAGAAGGGGAAGATGAAGACCCTGCCATTAATTATTAAGGCCGATGTTCAGGGGTCAGTTGAAGCCCTTAGTCAAAGTCTGCAGAAGATCAAGGTTGATGGCGTCCGGGTTGACATCATTCACCAAGCAGTCGGGGCAATCAGTCAGAGTGACGTTACCTTGGCCGAAGCTTCAAACGCGGTTATCATTGGTTTCAACGTGCGGCCAACACCGGTTGCTAAGTCGCTTGCTGACTCCAGTAATATTGATATCCGTCTCCAACGGGTTATCTACAACGCCATTGAAGAAGTTGAGGATGCCATGAAGGGGATGCTTGAACCGGTATACAAGGAAGAAACGATTGGTGAAGTTGAAGTTCGTCAAATCTACAAGGCTTCCAAGGTCGGGACGATTGCCGGAGGAATGGTTACTTCTGGTAAGATTACCCGTGATTCTAAGGTCCGTTTGGTTCGTGACGGCGTGGTCGTTTACGAAGGTGAACTGGGTTCACTTAAGCGGTTCAAGGACGATGTTAAGGAAGTCAAGGCCGGCTTTGAATGTGGTTTAACGATTGCTAATTACAATGACATCAAGGAAAAGGATGTTATTGAAGCTTACCAGATGAAAGAAGTACCAGTTAAATAA
- the truB gene encoding tRNA pseudouridine(55) synthase TruB produces the protein MDGIIPLYKERGMTSFDCVNRLRRILKTKKIGHSGTLDPSVDGVLPICIGRATKVVEYLMQSGKVYQGELLIGKATTTEDLDGEVIAAQPVTREIPPDVIRDQMTTLTGAVTQIPPMYSAVKVKGKRLYEYARAGKSVDRPVRHVMIDKFELVSADYDQGKQEERVRFKVACSKGTYVRTLVVELAKRFGYPGTMSWLTRLKSGGFTLDQTLSLGNIQDAVTAGTINHYLYPLDYALRDYPAVELNADQWKAVQNGGWLKPAELSSSAAELVLKYGHQVKALYHFDAHHHAYQPTKMFLTN, from the coding sequence ATGGACGGAATTATTCCTTTATATAAAGAACGGGGAATGACCAGCTTTGACTGTGTTAACCGCCTGCGACGAATACTGAAGACAAAAAAGATTGGTCACTCGGGGACCCTAGACCCGTCTGTTGATGGGGTCCTGCCAATTTGTATTGGTAGGGCGACGAAGGTCGTTGAGTACTTGATGCAGTCAGGGAAGGTTTACCAGGGTGAACTGTTAATCGGCAAGGCGACGACAACGGAGGATCTTGACGGTGAGGTGATTGCTGCCCAGCCGGTAACTAGGGAGATTCCCCCAGATGTTATCCGTGATCAGATGACAACGTTGACGGGGGCGGTTACCCAAATTCCACCCATGTATTCAGCGGTAAAGGTAAAGGGGAAACGCCTTTACGAATATGCACGGGCGGGGAAAAGTGTTGACCGTCCAGTTCGCCACGTGATGATTGACAAGTTTGAACTGGTAAGTGCTGATTATGATCAGGGGAAGCAGGAAGAACGGGTCCGCTTTAAGGTCGCCTGCAGTAAAGGGACCTATGTACGGACACTGGTAGTTGAGTTGGCAAAGCGGTTCGGCTATCCGGGAACAATGAGTTGGCTAACCCGGCTAAAAAGTGGTGGCTTTACCCTTGATCAGACACTAAGTCTGGGGAATATTCAAGACGCCGTAACAGCAGGGACAATTAACCATTACCTTTATCCACTTGATTACGCCCTCCGTGATTATCCGGCGGTTGAGCTTAACGCAGACCAGTGGAAAGCTGTTCAGAACGGGGGTTGGCTAAAGCCAGCTGAGCTTTCCTCATCAGCAGCAGAGCTGGTCCTCAAGTATGGTCACCAAGTTAAGGCGCTTTACCACTTTGATGCAC
- the rbfA gene encoding 30S ribosome-binding factor RbfA has protein sequence MPNRQYRVDRLAQQIQREVDDILLKRVRDPRVQGVTITGVDVTGDLQQATIYYSILSDKASAGEKTQEGLDKATGLIRSELGARLNIFKTPEIKFERDPSVAYGSRIDQLINKLHQQEK, from the coding sequence ATGCCAAACAGACAATATCGCGTTGACCGGCTTGCGCAGCAGATTCAACGCGAAGTCGATGATATCCTTTTGAAGCGGGTTCGTGATCCACGTGTGCAAGGCGTTACAATCACTGGCGTTGATGTTACTGGTGATTTGCAACAGGCAACGATTTATTACAGTATCTTGTCTGACAAGGCCTCGGCGGGTGAAAAGACCCAAGAAGGCTTGGATAAGGCCACGGGTTTAATCCGCTCTGAATTAGGCGCCCGCCTAAATATCTTTAAAACACCGGAGATCAAGTTTGAACGTGACCCGTCCGTAGCTTATGGCAGTCGGATTGACCAACTGATCAATAAGCTTCATCAACAAGAAAAGTAA